The proteins below come from a single Pseudomonas chlororaphis genomic window:
- a CDS encoding asparagine synthase: protein MCGLAGELRFDQQPADLAAVERITHHLAPRGPDAWGFHSQGPIALGHRRLKIMDLSDGSAQPMIDNQLGLSLAFNGAIYNFPELRAELEALGYAFHSGGDTEVLLKGYHAWGEALLPKLNGMFAFAIWERDAKRLFIARDRLGVKPLYLSRTGQRLRFASALPALLKGGDISPMLDPVALNHYLNFHAVVPAPRTLLAGVEKLPPATWMRVEADGTTEQKTWWTLPYGPRADEQNLNLEDWIDRVLDSTREAVAIRQRAAVDVGVLLSGGVDSSLLVGLLREVGVEDLSTFSIGFQDAGGERGDEFQYSDLIAKHYGTRHHQLRIDEKEIIEQLPAAFRAMSEPMVSHDCIAFYLLSREVAKHCKVVQSGQGADELFAGYHWYPQVDGASDPYAAYRAAFFDRSYEEYADTVQPKWLTANDAAGDFVKEHFAQPGADAAVDKALRLDSTVMLVDDPVKRVDNMTMAWGLEARTPFLDYRLVELSARVPAKFKLPDGGKQVLKEAARRVIPSEVIDRKKGYFPVPGLKHLEGDTLAWVRELLLDPSQDRGLFNPAMLDRLLTDPNGQLTPLRGSRLWQLAALNLWLSEQGI, encoded by the coding sequence ATGTGCGGATTAGCTGGAGAGTTACGTTTCGATCAACAACCTGCGGACCTTGCGGCCGTAGAGCGAATCACCCATCACCTGGCCCCGCGTGGCCCTGACGCATGGGGTTTCCATAGCCAGGGGCCGATTGCCCTAGGCCACCGTCGCCTGAAGATCATGGACCTGTCGGACGGCTCGGCGCAGCCGATGATCGACAATCAGTTGGGTCTGTCCCTGGCCTTCAACGGCGCGATCTACAACTTCCCGGAACTGCGCGCCGAGCTTGAAGCACTGGGCTACGCCTTCCATTCCGGCGGCGACACCGAAGTGCTGCTCAAGGGCTATCACGCCTGGGGCGAGGCCCTGCTGCCCAAGCTCAACGGCATGTTTGCCTTCGCCATCTGGGAACGGGACGCCAAGCGGCTGTTCATCGCCCGCGACCGCCTCGGCGTCAAGCCGCTGTACCTGTCGCGCACTGGCCAGCGCTTGCGCTTTGCCTCGGCCCTGCCGGCCCTGCTCAAGGGCGGTGACATCAGCCCGATGCTCGACCCGGTGGCCCTGAACCACTACCTGAATTTCCATGCGGTGGTCCCGGCGCCTCGCACCCTGTTGGCCGGCGTCGAAAAACTACCGCCAGCCACCTGGATGCGGGTCGAAGCCGACGGCACCACCGAGCAGAAAACCTGGTGGACCCTGCCCTACGGCCCCCGCGCCGATGAACAGAACCTGAATCTGGAAGACTGGATCGACCGCGTGCTCGACAGCACCCGCGAAGCCGTCGCCATTCGCCAACGCGCGGCCGTCGATGTGGGCGTGCTGTTGTCCGGCGGCGTCGACTCGAGCCTGTTGGTGGGGTTACTGCGCGAAGTCGGCGTGGAAGACTTGTCCACCTTTTCCATCGGTTTCCAGGATGCCGGCGGCGAGCGCGGCGACGAATTCCAGTATTCGGACCTGATCGCCAAGCACTATGGCACCCGCCACCATCAACTGCGCATCGACGAAAAAGAGATCATCGAACAACTGCCGGCGGCCTTCCGCGCCATGAGCGAACCGATGGTCAGCCACGACTGCATCGCCTTTTACCTGCTGTCGCGAGAAGTGGCCAAGCATTGCAAGGTGGTGCAAAGCGGCCAGGGTGCCGATGAGCTGTTCGCCGGTTATCACTGGTACCCGCAAGTGGACGGCGCCAGCGACCCTTACGCGGCCTACCGTGCCGCATTCTTCGACCGTAGCTACGAGGAATACGCCGACACCGTGCAGCCCAAGTGGCTGACGGCCAATGACGCCGCCGGTGACTTCGTCAAGGAACATTTCGCCCAACCCGGCGCCGACGCCGCGGTCGACAAGGCGCTGCGCCTGGACAGCACGGTGATGCTGGTGGACGACCCGGTCAAGCGCGTCGACAACATGACCATGGCCTGGGGCCTGGAAGCGCGCACGCCGTTCCTCGACTACCGGTTGGTGGAGCTTTCGGCCCGGGTGCCGGCGAAGTTCAAGCTGCCCGACGGCGGCAAGCAGGTGCTCAAGGAAGCCGCCCGGCGCGTGATCCCCAGCGAGGTAATCGACCGCAAGAAGGGCTATTTCCCCGTGCCTGGGCTCAAGCACCTGGAAGGCGACACGCTGGCCTGGGTGCGCGAACTGCTGCTGGATCCGAGCCAGGATCGCGGCCTATTCAACCCGGCCATGCTCGACCGCCTGCTCACCGACCCCAATGGCCAATTGACCCCGCTGCGCGGTTCGCGCCTGTGGCAACTGGCGGCGCTGAACCTGTGGCTCAGCGAGCAAGGAATCTGA